One region of Polyodon spathula isolate WHYD16114869_AA chromosome 25, ASM1765450v1, whole genome shotgun sequence genomic DNA includes:
- the LOC121300039 gene encoding AMP deaminase 1-like isoform X1 encodes MPKVKAAAAGLKTDARMVAFAEKVFASVVGDEETREEISIFDVSEDCPIIHHTGGSLLLLETKESNEKRKKHVYQAQTMAVAMSEKHPTTGPTYQDVPTFQRVAILGDYASGMAVEDLELVCKGLYRALTIREKYMRLSYQRFPSTASKYLRAVEGETWKSEDQVQPVFTSPPKPGENPLSLDGLPENLGYHASMKDGVIYVYPSKEAADKNQPKDLSYPDYETFIDDMNFLIALIAQGPTIPSESSPAGLQHHPVDGAKLAMKMSGWHTGVEQGDV; translated from the exons ATGCCTAAAGTCAAAGCTGCAG CTGCGGGACTGA AGACCGACGCCAGGATGGTGGCCTTCGCGGAGAAGGTGTTTGCGTCGGTAGTTGGAGATGAGGAAACCCGGGAGGAGATCTCCATCTTCGACGTGTCTGAGGACTGTCCCATCATCCATCACACAGGGGGCAGCCTACTGCTGCTGGAGACCAAGGAGAGCAACGAGaagag GAAGAAGCATGTGTACCAGGCCCAAACCATGGCAGTTGCCATGAGTGAGAAGCACCCAACTACCGGCCCCACCTACCAGGATGTGCCGACGTTCCAGCGCGTTGCCATCCTCGGAGACTACGCCTCAGGG ATGGCTGTGGAGGACTTAGAGCTGGTGTGTAAAGGACTGTACCGTGCGCTGACTATCCGTGAGAAGTACATGAGACTGTCCTATCAGCGCTTCCCCTCCACAGCCTCCAAATACCTGCGTGCCGTCGAGGGGGAGACCTGGAAGAGTGAGGACCAGGTGCAGCCAG TGTTCACCTCTCCACCGAAACCAGGCGAGAACCCTCTTTCGCTCGATGGTCTGCCTGAGAACCTTGGATACCACGCCTCCATGAAGGACGGCGTGATCTACGTCTACCCCAGCAAGGAAGCAGCAGACAAGAACCAGCCTAAAGACCTGTCCTACCCCGACTACGAGACCTTCATCGACGACATGAACTTCCTCATCGCTCTCATCGCACAGGGACCCAC GATTCCCTCTGAAAGCAGTCCCGCTGGTTTGCAGCACCACCCTGTCGACGGAGCCAAGCTTGCGATGAAGATGTCTGGATGGCACACCGGGGTGGAACAGGGAGATGTGTGA
- the LOC121300039 gene encoding AMP deaminase 1-like isoform X3, producing the protein MPKVKAAAAGLKTDARMVAFAEKVFASVVGDEETREEISIFDVSEDCPIIHHTGGSLLLLETKESNEKRKKHVYQAQTMAVAMSEKHPTTGPTYQDVPTFQRVAILGDYASGMAVEDLELVCKGLYRALTIREKYMRLSYQRFPSTASKYLRAVEGETWKSEDQVQPVFTSPPKPGENPLSLDGLPENLGYHASMKDGVIYVYPSKEAADKNQPKDLSYPDYETFIDDMNFLIALIAQGPTFVCIFFF; encoded by the exons ATGCCTAAAGTCAAAGCTGCAG CTGCGGGACTGA AGACCGACGCCAGGATGGTGGCCTTCGCGGAGAAGGTGTTTGCGTCGGTAGTTGGAGATGAGGAAACCCGGGAGGAGATCTCCATCTTCGACGTGTCTGAGGACTGTCCCATCATCCATCACACAGGGGGCAGCCTACTGCTGCTGGAGACCAAGGAGAGCAACGAGaagag GAAGAAGCATGTGTACCAGGCCCAAACCATGGCAGTTGCCATGAGTGAGAAGCACCCAACTACCGGCCCCACCTACCAGGATGTGCCGACGTTCCAGCGCGTTGCCATCCTCGGAGACTACGCCTCAGGG ATGGCTGTGGAGGACTTAGAGCTGGTGTGTAAAGGACTGTACCGTGCGCTGACTATCCGTGAGAAGTACATGAGACTGTCCTATCAGCGCTTCCCCTCCACAGCCTCCAAATACCTGCGTGCCGTCGAGGGGGAGACCTGGAAGAGTGAGGACCAGGTGCAGCCAG TGTTCACCTCTCCACCGAAACCAGGCGAGAACCCTCTTTCGCTCGATGGTCTGCCTGAGAACCTTGGATACCACGCCTCCATGAAGGACGGCGTGATCTACGTCTACCCCAGCAAGGAAGCAGCAGACAAGAACCAGCCTAAAGACCTGTCCTACCCCGACTACGAGACCTTCATCGACGACATGAACTTCCTCATCGCTCTCATCGCACAGGGACCCAC GTTtgtgtgtatcttttttttttaa
- the LOC121300039 gene encoding AMP deaminase 1-like isoform X2, whose translation MPKVKAAAAGLKTDARMVAFAEKVFASVVGDEETREEISIFDVSEDCPIIHHTGGSLLLLETKESNEKRKKHVYQAQTMAVAMSEKHPTTGPTYQDVPTFQRVAILGDYASGMAVEDLELVCKGLYRALTIREKYMRLSYQRFPSTASKYLRAVEGETWKSEDQVQPVFTSPPKPGENPLSLDGLPENLGYHASMKDGVIYVYPSKEAADKNQPKDLSYPDYETFIDDMNFLIALIAQGPTKTYSHHRLKFLDSLVIHSITD comes from the exons ATGCCTAAAGTCAAAGCTGCAG CTGCGGGACTGA AGACCGACGCCAGGATGGTGGCCTTCGCGGAGAAGGTGTTTGCGTCGGTAGTTGGAGATGAGGAAACCCGGGAGGAGATCTCCATCTTCGACGTGTCTGAGGACTGTCCCATCATCCATCACACAGGGGGCAGCCTACTGCTGCTGGAGACCAAGGAGAGCAACGAGaagag GAAGAAGCATGTGTACCAGGCCCAAACCATGGCAGTTGCCATGAGTGAGAAGCACCCAACTACCGGCCCCACCTACCAGGATGTGCCGACGTTCCAGCGCGTTGCCATCCTCGGAGACTACGCCTCAGGG ATGGCTGTGGAGGACTTAGAGCTGGTGTGTAAAGGACTGTACCGTGCGCTGACTATCCGTGAGAAGTACATGAGACTGTCCTATCAGCGCTTCCCCTCCACAGCCTCCAAATACCTGCGTGCCGTCGAGGGGGAGACCTGGAAGAGTGAGGACCAGGTGCAGCCAG TGTTCACCTCTCCACCGAAACCAGGCGAGAACCCTCTTTCGCTCGATGGTCTGCCTGAGAACCTTGGATACCACGCCTCCATGAAGGACGGCGTGATCTACGTCTACCCCAGCAAGGAAGCAGCAGACAAGAACCAGCCTAAAGACCTGTCCTACCCCGACTACGAGACCTTCATCGACGACATGAACTTCCTCATCGCTCTCATCGCACAGGGACCCAC TAAGACCTACAGCCACCACCGGCTGAAGTTTCTGGATTCATTAGTAATTCATTCAATTACTGACTGA